The following are from one region of the Gloeomargarita lithophora Alchichica-D10 genome:
- a CDS encoding class I SAM-dependent methyltransferase, with protein sequence PPQDLVILDAGCGSGYKALALALANPGAKIVGIDFSPNSVELAKKRLEFHQIPNHEFHVLPIEKVGELGLVFDYINCDEVLYLMPDPIATLTVLKQVLKPQGILRVNVHNQYQRQLYFQAQEFFGLLGLMQDNPEEFELKTVQEIMEQLVDKCDLKRVTWNKSYEGELNDKISEFILMNCLLQGDKGFTIPQIFEYLEGADLEFVEMVNWPKWRLKSLFKDPKNLPTVLSLAVEEATQAEILHLVNLLHGGERLLDLWCGHPNGELPIVPQGQAMVSFHPQLRNKEVQEVWQAHLQGGRPLILSKYLRLPAQGPLQTEQA encoded by the coding sequence CCCCCCCAGGATTTAGTCATTTTGGATGCGGGGTGCGGTTCAGGATACAAGGCTTTAGCTCTCGCATTAGCTAATCCGGGGGCAAAAATTGTTGGTATTGACTTCTCCCCTAATTCGGTAGAGTTAGCTAAAAAAAGGCTTGAATTTCATCAAATTCCTAACCATGAATTTCATGTTTTACCCATTGAAAAAGTGGGTGAATTGGGTTTAGTTTTTGACTATATCAATTGTGATGAAGTTTTGTATTTAATGCCCGATCCAATTGCCACCTTGACTGTTCTGAAGCAGGTATTAAAACCCCAGGGTATCCTGCGGGTTAATGTCCATAACCAGTACCAACGTCAACTATATTTTCAAGCCCAGGAATTTTTTGGCCTGCTGGGTTTGATGCAGGATAATCCAGAGGAATTTGAATTAAAAACGGTGCAAGAAATCATGGAACAACTTGTGGATAAATGCGACCTAAAGCGGGTAACATGGAATAAAAGTTATGAAGGTGAACTCAATGATAAAATAAGTGAATTTATTTTGATGAATTGCCTCCTCCAGGGAGACAAGGGGTTTACCATTCCTCAAATATTTGAATATTTAGAGGGTGCTGATCTGGAATTTGTTGAAATGGTGAACTGGCCGAAATGGCGGTTGAAATCCCTCTTCAAAGACCCGAAAAATCTACCCACAGTTTTAAGTTTAGCTGTAGAAGAAGCAACACAGGCAGAGATATTACACCTGGTTAATTTATTACATGGAGGTGAGCGACTATTGGATTTGTGGTGCGGTCATCCAAATGGAGAATTACCTATTGTTCCCCAAGGTCAAGCGATGGTTTCCTTCCATCCCCAATTGAGGAATAAAGAGGTGCAAGAAGTGTGGCAAGCCCATTTACAAGGAGGACGGCCTCTGATCCTGTCCAAGTATTTGAGATTGCCTGCCCAGGGGCCATTGCAGACTGAACAAGC
- a CDS encoding PstS family phosphate ABC transporter substrate-binding protein: MVEMGRMGRGLKFLILMFSIPLLLWGCNFGGTQKPASVAVDGSSTVYPITKAVAEQFQKTQPKLLEELTVEFSGTTGGFRKFCEGKVDIANASRPINRAEMNLCNQNDVRYIELPVAFDALTVAVNKDNDWVDKLTVQELRTIWEPAAAGKIKKWNQVRPTFPDRPLNLFSPGEDSGTFDYFTEAIVGKVDASRTDVVFSEDDDILAQGIIQDPNALGYFGVAYFEKNRDKMKAVPIDNGNSPVAPTLDNVLLYKYRPLTRPLFIYVNAAKAQEKEVLKDFVGFYLKNAAKIVPQVGYIPLTDEHYHLAGVTFYKQEVGTVFGGKADFKLTLEELLRKQATFQ; the protein is encoded by the coding sequence TTGGTGGAAATGGGACGTATGGGGCGTGGGTTGAAATTCTTGATATTGATGTTTAGTATCCCCCTGCTCCTGTGGGGGTGTAATTTTGGTGGCACCCAAAAGCCTGCGAGTGTTGCCGTTGACGGTTCCAGCACGGTTTATCCCATCACTAAAGCGGTGGCGGAGCAATTTCAGAAAACCCAACCTAAGCTTTTAGAGGAATTAACCGTTGAATTTTCTGGGACTACCGGGGGATTCCGTAAGTTTTGCGAAGGGAAAGTTGATATTGCCAATGCTTCCCGTCCTATCAATCGAGCCGAGATGAATTTATGTAATCAAAATGATGTGCGTTACATTGAATTACCCGTTGCTTTTGATGCGCTGACAGTAGCGGTTAATAAAGATAATGACTGGGTTGATAAGTTGACGGTGCAAGAATTGCGAACCATCTGGGAACCGGCGGCGGCGGGTAAGATAAAAAAATGGAATCAAGTGCGCCCGACATTTCCTGACCGTCCCTTAAATCTGTTTAGTCCTGGTGAAGATTCGGGCACATTTGACTATTTCACGGAAGCGATTGTGGGTAAGGTGGATGCCAGTCGTACAGATGTGGTTTTTAGTGAAGATGACGACATTTTAGCCCAGGGAATCATCCAAGACCCCAATGCTCTTGGCTATTTTGGCGTTGCTTATTTTGAGAAAAATCGAGACAAAATGAAAGCGGTTCCCATTGATAATGGTAATAGTCCGGTCGCTCCCACTTTGGACAATGTATTGCTATACAAATATCGTCCCTTGACCCGCCCTTTATTTATTTATGTGAATGCGGCGAAAGCGCAAGAGAAGGAAGTTCTCAAGGATTTTGTAGGATTTTACCTGAAAAATGCGGCCAAAATTGTGCCGCAAGTTGGCTACATCCCCCTCACGGATGAACATTATCATTTGGCAGGGGTGACTTTTTATAAGCAGGAGGTGGGTACGGTATTTGGCGGTAAAGCTGATTTCAAACTCACCTTAGAAGAATTACTGCGTAAACAGGCTACATTTCAGTAG
- the folP gene encoding dihydropteroate synthase, whose translation MGIVNVTPDSFSDGGQYFDLDSAVHQGKKLVAEGADILDIGGQSTRPGAVIISLEEELRRVIPVVQALAPEITMPISVDTTRSLVAAQAITAGATWVNDVSGGTDDPELLHVVARSGATLVLMHRRGTSETMQNLTNYQDLMGEIWAFLAQQRDKAQQLGIEKIILDPGVGFAKNTEQNLTLLRELAHFQNLNCPILVGPSRKSFIGQILNQPDPQNRVWGTAAACCAAIAQGADILRVHDVAEIKQVIQVADALWRGHGVAS comes from the coding sequence ATGGGGATTGTCAACGTTACCCCCGATAGTTTCAGCGATGGTGGGCAGTATTTTGACCTAGATTCAGCAGTACACCAGGGCAAAAAATTAGTCGCCGAGGGTGCCGACATTTTGGATATTGGCGGCCAATCCACCCGTCCGGGGGCAGTGATCATTTCCCTGGAGGAGGAATTACGGCGGGTGATCCCAGTCGTCCAGGCTTTAGCCCCTGAAATAACCATGCCCATTTCCGTGGATACCACCCGCTCTCTGGTGGCAGCCCAGGCCATTACCGCCGGAGCCACCTGGGTCAATGACGTTTCCGGCGGCACGGACGACCCGGAACTCCTCCATGTGGTGGCCCGCTCCGGGGCAACCCTAGTATTAATGCACCGCCGGGGAACGTCCGAAACCATGCAAAATCTGACCAATTATCAGGATTTAATGGGTGAAATTTGGGCATTTCTCGCCCAACAAAGGGACAAAGCCCAACAATTAGGCATCGAAAAAATTATCCTTGACCCCGGCGTTGGCTTTGCCAAAAATACCGAGCAAAATTTAACTTTACTGCGAGAATTAGCTCACTTTCAAAACCTCAATTGCCCAATTTTGGTTGGCCCCTCCCGGAAAAGTTTTATCGGCCAAATTCTCAACCAACCCGACCCCCAAAACCGGGTATGGGGCACCGCCGCCGCCTGTTGTGCCGCCATCGCCCAGGGAGCCGATATTCTGCGGGTGCATGATGTCGCCGAGATCAAACAGGTGATTCAAGTTGCCGATGCCCTGTGGCGAGGTCATGGGGTCGCATCCTAA
- a CDS encoding response regulator, which produces MSQKILIVDDEPHIRLLLEQTLEDLADEANIELLSASNGLDALDIIQSQRPNLVFLDVMMPKMNGFEVCQRVKKELLIEEVYIIMLTAKGQEFDKVRGQEVGADLYMTKPFDPDQVVKRSIEVLGC; this is translated from the coding sequence ATGTCCCAGAAAATTCTGATTGTGGATGACGAACCCCACATTCGCCTGCTGTTGGAACAAACCCTGGAGGACTTGGCGGACGAGGCCAATATCGAACTTTTGAGCGCCAGTAATGGCCTGGATGCCTTGGACATTATCCAGAGCCAGCGCCCCAATCTGGTATTTTTGGATGTGATGATGCCCAAAATGAATGGGTTTGAGGTCTGTCAACGGGTGAAAAAAGAACTTCTGATTGAGGAAGTGTATATCATCATGCTCACCGCCAAGGGGCAGGAATTTGATAAAGTCCGGGGGCAGGAAGTGGGGGCTGATCTCTATATGACCAAGCCCTTCGACCCGGATCAAGTGGTCAAACGTTCGATAGAGGTGTTGGGGTGCTGA
- a CDS encoding Hpt domain-containing protein, translating to MLPEQQQKILVYFIEEAKEHLQTLEQGLMNLQTNSQDNEMVNEMFRAAHSIKGGAAMLGYDSIRRTAHRLEDCLKVVKDQPGTAIDQESEDLFLRGFETLEELVGHLEQGNLTDDIGQTAFQQAEPVFGLLHQRLTGEMVAVESKPAVAANFSAQVLQVLRQMLELIKQGATPERTQQVAALCGRLGTLAPGVTTWQTLTQTAQKAVANPRAPLAKLAGLLLNELKQASELIQQGKAQMVVPSPTLCSLAGVDAATVAPTVAAPAAPPKQITIPVEPREAAKLLITHFEPAQLTALAKLLVQALKRPA from the coding sequence ATGTTGCCGGAACAACAACAGAAAATTTTGGTTTACTTCATCGAAGAAGCCAAAGAACATCTTCAAACCTTGGAACAGGGGTTGATGAACTTGCAGACCAACTCCCAAGATAATGAGATGGTGAATGAAATGTTCCGCGCCGCCCACTCGATCAAAGGGGGAGCGGCCATGTTGGGTTATGACAGCATTCGCCGCACCGCCCACCGCTTGGAAGACTGCCTCAAGGTAGTCAAGGATCAACCGGGCACCGCCATTGACCAGGAATCGGAAGACCTGTTTTTGCGGGGATTTGAAACCCTAGAGGAGTTGGTCGGCCACCTGGAGCAGGGCAATCTCACGGACGATATTGGTCAAACCGCCTTCCAACAGGCTGAGCCGGTCTTCGGTCTGCTCCACCAGCGGCTGACCGGGGAAATGGTCGCCGTAGAAAGCAAACCCGCCGTAGCCGCCAATTTTTCTGCCCAGGTGTTGCAGGTTCTGCGCCAGATGCTGGAATTGATCAAACAGGGGGCGACCCCGGAGCGCACCCAGCAGGTAGCCGCCTTGTGCGGTCGGTTGGGCACCCTGGCACCGGGGGTGACGACCTGGCAGACCCTCACCCAAACCGCCCAAAAAGCCGTAGCCAACCCCCGCGCCCCCCTGGCGAAACTGGCGGGGCTGTTGCTGAACGAATTAAAACAGGCCAGTGAATTGATCCAGCAAGGCAAAGCGCAGATGGTTGTCCCCAGCCCTACTCTGTGTAGTTTGGCCGGGGTGGATGCGGCCACCGTTGCCCCGACCGTGGCGGCACCGGCGGCACCACCCAAGCAGATTACCATCCCCGTGGAACCCCGCGAGGCGGCCAAGTTGTTGATTACCCACTTTGAACCGGCGCAGTTGACCGCCCTAGCGAAATTGTTGGTGCAAGCCCTGAAACGCCCCGCCTGA
- a CDS encoding homoserine dehydrogenase: MADHNNQTIRVGLLGLGTVGAGVAQILLDPKGRHPLLSELTLHRVGVRSLDKPRTLSLPPGVLTTDLAALVHDPAIDLVVEVLGGLEPARSLMLQAIGQGKHVVTANKAVMARHGAELFQAAQAQGVYVLMEGAVGGGIPIIHPLKQALGANRLTRILGIVNGTTNFILTQMTQGRGDFATALATAQSLGYAESDPSADVEGEDAADKIAILATLAFGVQVNRQQVYCEGIGGIQAVDLRYAERLGFQVKLLALAQRQGEALDIRVHPTLISQDHPLASVQGVQNAIVLGGEPLGEVMLQGPGAGAGPTASAVVGDVVNVAATLRADSGYHPLLGSGLTTPMPQLPTDAVQTRFYTRILTQDQPGVIGQLGTCFGDQGVSLASIVQIGSHEQLAEIVVVTHRVREGNFWLALAEIRQFPAVAAIPTVLRVWS; this comes from the coding sequence ATGGCTGACCACAACAACCAAACCATTCGGGTGGGCTTGCTGGGGCTGGGTACCGTGGGTGCCGGGGTGGCGCAGATTCTCCTCGACCCCAAGGGACGGCATCCTTTATTGAGCGAATTAACCCTGCACCGGGTGGGGGTACGTTCCCTAGACAAACCCCGTACATTGTCTTTACCACCGGGGGTGCTGACCACGGATTTGGCCGCCCTGGTGCATGACCCGGCCATTGACCTGGTGGTGGAGGTGCTGGGGGGCTTGGAACCGGCTCGTAGCTTGATGTTGCAGGCGATTGGGCAGGGAAAACACGTGGTCACGGCCAACAAGGCGGTGATGGCACGCCACGGGGCGGAACTGTTCCAGGCGGCGCAGGCGCAGGGGGTCTATGTGCTGATGGAGGGTGCCGTCGGGGGCGGCATTCCCATCATTCATCCCCTCAAACAAGCCCTGGGTGCCAATCGTCTCACCCGGATTTTGGGCATTGTCAACGGCACCACCAATTTTATCCTCACCCAGATGACCCAGGGGCGGGGGGATTTTGCCACCGCCTTGGCCACCGCCCAGTCCCTCGGCTATGCGGAGAGCGACCCCAGTGCCGATGTGGAGGGGGAAGATGCCGCTGATAAAATTGCCATCCTGGCTACCCTGGCCTTTGGGGTGCAGGTCAATCGTCAGCAGGTGTACTGCGAAGGAATTGGCGGCATTCAAGCCGTGGATTTGCGCTACGCCGAACGGCTGGGGTTTCAGGTGAAATTGCTGGCACTGGCGCAACGGCAGGGGGAAGCCCTGGATATTCGGGTGCATCCCACCTTGATCAGCCAAGACCATCCCCTCGCCAGCGTGCAGGGGGTACAAAATGCCATCGTTTTGGGGGGCGAACCCCTGGGGGAAGTGATGCTCCAGGGGCCGGGGGCCGGGGCGGGGCCAACCGCCAGTGCCGTGGTGGGGGACGTGGTGAATGTGGCCGCTACCCTGCGGGCGGATTCCGGTTACCACCCCCTGTTGGGGTCAGGGTTAACCACCCCCATGCCCCAACTGCCCACGGATGCAGTCCAAACCCGTTTTTACACCCGCATCTTGACCCAGGATCAACCGGGGGTGATCGGCCAGTTGGGCACCTGTTTTGGCGACCAGGGAGTGAGTTTAGCATCCATCGTCCAGATTGGTAGCCACGAACAACTGGCGGAAATTGTGGTCGTCACCCATCGGGTGCGGGAGGGGAATTTTTGGCTGGCCTTGGCAGAAATCCGGCAATTTCCGGCGGTGGCGGCGATTCCCACGGTGTTGCGGGTGTGGTCGTGA
- a CDS encoding S41 family peptidase: MKWRWGWWLGLLVLSFTWIQPALALTEPQRLVVEVWHIVNRAYVEPTFNGHNWQTVRQTALQSPPETMVQAETVIQEMLGQLDDPFTRVLPQSQYRNLQTTTAGELTGVGLQIVLDTEQQVPLVVAPISGSPAAQAGIQSRDRILAIDGASTLGMDMDTAASRMRGLPGTRVVLTLQRGERRWPVTIERQRVVLPSVVWEVRPGAIGYIQLSQFSAGSAAEMAEAIQALEAQGVGGYVLDLRNNPGGLFQAGLEIAQEWLNQGTVVYTVNRDGLETDFTAGGKALTDKPLVVLVNHGTASASEILAGALQDNHRATLVGETTFGKGLIQSVFKLSNGDGLAVSVARYETPAHHNIHRRGIVPDQEVPTPPETTGNDPQYQAAVAGLTKSLVATGS, encoded by the coding sequence ATGAAATGGCGGTGGGGTTGGTGGCTGGGTTTGTTGGTACTGAGCTTCACCTGGATTCAGCCCGCCCTGGCACTGACGGAACCCCAGCGGCTGGTGGTGGAGGTGTGGCACATTGTCAACCGAGCCTACGTCGAACCCACATTTAACGGCCACAATTGGCAAACGGTGCGCCAAACGGCGTTGCAATCCCCCCCAGAGACGATGGTACAGGCCGAAACGGTGATCCAAGAGATGCTCGGTCAGTTGGATGACCCCTTCACCCGGGTGTTGCCCCAGAGCCAGTACCGCAATCTGCAAACCACGACGGCGGGGGAATTGACCGGGGTCGGTCTGCAAATTGTCCTAGATACGGAACAGCAAGTACCCTTGGTGGTGGCGCCGATTAGTGGCTCTCCGGCGGCACAGGCGGGGATTCAGAGCCGGGATCGGATATTAGCAATTGACGGGGCTTCCACCCTGGGGATGGATATGGATACGGCGGCCAGCCGGATGCGGGGTCTGCCGGGGACGCGGGTGGTGTTGACCCTCCAGCGGGGGGAACGACGGTGGCCGGTAACCATTGAGCGCCAGCGGGTGGTTCTGCCTTCGGTGGTCTGGGAAGTGCGCCCTGGGGCGATTGGCTACATTCAACTCAGCCAGTTTAGTGCCGGGTCGGCGGCGGAAATGGCCGAGGCGATTCAGGCTTTGGAAGCCCAAGGGGTAGGGGGCTATGTGCTGGATTTACGCAACAATCCGGGCGGCTTGTTCCAGGCGGGTTTGGAGATTGCCCAGGAATGGCTCAACCAGGGCACGGTGGTTTATACGGTAAATCGGGATGGATTGGAAACGGATTTTACCGCCGGGGGCAAAGCCTTGACGGATAAACCCCTGGTGGTGTTGGTCAACCACGGGACAGCCAGCGCCAGTGAAATCCTCGCCGGGGCGTTGCAGGACAACCACCGGGCGACCCTGGTGGGGGAAACCACCTTTGGTAAAGGTTTAATTCAATCGGTATTTAAGCTGAGTAATGGGGATGGGTTGGCCGTGTCCGTGGCTCGCTACGAAACCCCGGCGCACCATAATATTCATCGGCGGGGGATTGTCCCAGACCAAGAGGTGCCGACCCCCCCAGAAACGACAGGTAATGACCCCCAATACCAGGCGGCTGTTGCGGGGCTGACCAAAAGCCTAGTGGCGACGGGGAGCTAA
- a CDS encoding DUF4079 domain-containing protein, translating into MEVQVQALLKPAADFFASFNFPEPIVHWGHPLMMGIVLVFMGSFAAVTGWRGRLATDPQVAQTAWGEHRKLVPWLYVFLASGYSGGVLSLVMQGQEILHSPHFVTGTVVLAGLTVNALLSLAMRGQAVTRTLHAYLGSATLAVAVVHIALGVKLGLSF; encoded by the coding sequence ATGGAAGTTCAGGTGCAGGCTCTGCTGAAACCAGCGGCGGATTTTTTTGCGAGTTTCAATTTCCCAGAACCGATTGTGCATTGGGGGCATCCCTTGATGATGGGGATTGTGTTGGTGTTTATGGGGAGTTTTGCCGCAGTGACGGGCTGGCGGGGGCGGCTGGCGACTGACCCGCAAGTGGCACAAACCGCCTGGGGGGAGCATCGCAAACTGGTGCCTTGGCTGTATGTATTTTTGGCTTCGGGTTACAGCGGCGGGGTACTCTCGTTGGTGATGCAGGGGCAAGAGATTCTCCACAGTCCCCATTTCGTTACTGGCACGGTGGTGCTGGCGGGGCTAACGGTGAATGCCCTCTTGTCTTTGGCGATGCGAGGACAGGCGGTGACCCGTACCCTGCACGCCTACCTGGGCAGTGCGACCCTGGCGGTGGCGGTGGTGCATATCGCCCTGGGGGTGAAATTGGGCTTGTCGTTTTAG
- a CDS encoding PP2C family protein-serine/threonine phosphatase — protein sequence MKHAIPSLERMQLQFSALSHPGVVRQHNEDACHADAQGRFFMVADGMGGYSGGERASQLTVAIMALYLETYWAQTQTPAEVIQRAIVRANEHLLTEQVQNPVIKDMGTTVVVLALGGGQQGWFCHVGDSRLYRLRGNHLEQLTQDHTWVAQAIEAGGLSPMQARSHPWRHLLTQCLGRDDLEPVAVHSLTLEPGDCYLLCSDGLTEEVLDWQIAATLRLMRSPEWAAQTLIDAACKRGGRDNITALVVQVPKDEVSGDS from the coding sequence ATGAAACACGCTATCCCTAGCCTTGAGCGGATGCAGTTGCAATTCAGTGCCCTTTCCCACCCCGGCGTTGTCCGGCAACACAACGAAGATGCCTGCCATGCGGATGCCCAGGGGCGGTTTTTTATGGTGGCGGACGGTATGGGGGGCTATTCGGGGGGGGAGCGGGCGAGCCAGTTGACGGTGGCGATCATGGCTCTATACCTGGAAACCTATTGGGCGCAGACCCAGACCCCGGCGGAGGTCATCCAGCGGGCGATTGTCCGGGCGAATGAGCATTTATTGACTGAGCAGGTGCAGAACCCGGTGATTAAGGATATGGGCACAACGGTGGTGGTGTTGGCACTGGGGGGGGGGCAACAAGGCTGGTTTTGCCATGTGGGGGATTCCCGGTTGTACCGTCTGCGGGGGAATCACCTGGAACAACTCACCCAGGACCACACCTGGGTGGCACAGGCGATTGAAGCTGGGGGGTTGTCCCCCATGCAAGCCCGTTCCCACCCCTGGCGGCATTTGCTCACCCAATGTTTGGGGCGGGATGACCTGGAGCCGGTGGCGGTGCATTCGCTCACCCTGGAGCCGGGGGATTGCTATCTCCTGTGTAGCGATGGGTTGACGGAAGAGGTGCTGGACTGGCAGATTGCCGCCACCCTGCGGTTGATGCGTTCGCCGGAGTGGGCGGCGCAAACCTTGATTGATGCGGCCTGCAAGCGGGGGGGTCGGGACAATATCACGGCCTTGGTGGTGCAGGTACCCAAGGACGAAGTGTCCGGCGATTCCTAA